The Kineothrix sp. MB12-C1 genome includes a window with the following:
- a CDS encoding flavin monoamine oxidase family protein, which produces MSDQTVDYLTNPSDSTRYEILRNAFTNAGRPEDFENVIELLNPPPDITTYAAAGAYKNLKVGIIGAGLAGLSAAFELRKLGAEITLYDAMEDRIGGRVYTYYFDRDRRYYGEFGPMRIPISHGTAWHYINLLHLNTISITSPFPNNFIYVHNTRIRRDPAGDNITKYLYPLFNLTEYEKSLPWPELNDYAFDSVLLGLPPDIRRELLQILPTYSPEYSFYLNKSIREILEMRGLSQDAINLIASTDPLTGGLLNTSYGEVLQELYSMDYLNTYRIEGGMINLPLAFYNSLISRNPSEYDIAPDLLGNVNINFGHNITGIYRNSSESKVILRYNNSYMTNIYEEFDYVICTIPFSTLREVDIRPFFRNQKMQAIRELFYTDSFKAAFFCNRRFWEEDTVYGRMNGGISFTDLPIQSIIYPSDHIHCTEPSSCSPSEPGVLISSYNINQDSVRVANQSEGRRLSLVKRNVEEVHGLPENFLDTIVESYKMVDWNRQEWFRGGFAVNLPGQKINFAYTILEPEYNNRVFFAGEHTSVKKGWMQGSLYSGMLAANTLAMNLR; this is translated from the coding sequence CAAGATATGAAATATTAAGAAATGCTTTTACGAACGCCGGTCGGCCGGAAGATTTTGAAAATGTAATTGAACTATTAAATCCTCCGCCTGATATTACTACCTATGCCGCTGCCGGAGCATATAAAAACCTTAAAGTAGGTATAATAGGTGCAGGTCTGGCAGGTTTATCCGCTGCTTTTGAATTAAGAAAGCTTGGAGCAGAAATTACACTGTATGATGCGATGGAAGACCGCATAGGCGGAAGGGTGTATACTTATTATTTTGATCGGGACAGGCGATATTATGGGGAATTTGGCCCTATGAGAATTCCTATATCCCATGGTACGGCCTGGCATTATATAAATTTGTTACATCTGAACACCATTTCGATTACTTCACCTTTTCCCAACAACTTTATATACGTTCATAATACCAGAATACGGAGAGATCCGGCCGGGGATAATATAACGAAATATTTATATCCCTTATTCAATCTCACTGAGTATGAAAAATCTTTGCCATGGCCGGAGTTAAATGATTATGCCTTTGATTCTGTCTTACTAGGCCTGCCTCCGGATATCCGGAGAGAACTGCTGCAGATTCTGCCGACGTATTCACCGGAGTATTCCTTCTATTTAAACAAAAGTATCAGGGAGATACTGGAGATGCGCGGGTTAAGTCAGGACGCCATAAATTTAATCGCCAGTACGGACCCTTTGACCGGAGGACTGCTTAACACCAGTTACGGTGAAGTCCTGCAGGAATTATATTCCATGGATTATCTGAATACTTACCGAATAGAAGGAGGTATGATCAACCTTCCTCTTGCTTTTTATAATTCGCTTATCTCCCGCAATCCAAGTGAATATGACATTGCGCCGGATTTGCTCGGGAATGTTAATATTAACTTTGGTCATAATATAACCGGTATTTATAGGAATTCCTCTGAAAGTAAAGTTATTCTAAGATATAATAATAGTTACATGACAAATATATATGAAGAATTTGATTACGTTATCTGCACTATTCCATTCTCCACCTTAAGGGAAGTGGATATAAGACCATTTTTCCGTAATCAGAAGATGCAGGCTATCCGGGAACTATTTTATACCGATTCCTTTAAGGCGGCTTTTTTCTGTAATCGGCGTTTTTGGGAGGAAGATACGGTATATGGAAGGATGAATGGAGGTATTTCGTTTACCGATTTGCCGATTCAGTCCATTATATATCCTTCCGATCATATCCACTGTACGGAACCCTCATCCTGCTCACCATCAGAACCGGGTGTATTGATTTCTTCTTATAATATAAATCAGGATTCTGTTCGGGTCGCGAATCAAAGCGAAGGCAGGCGGTTGTCGCTGGTCAAGAGAAATGTGGAAGAAGTACATGGACTGCCGGAGAATTTCCTGGATACTATTGTGGAATCTTATAAAATGGTAGATTGGAACCGGCAGGAGTGGTTCCGAGGAGGATTTGCTGTAAATCTTCCCGGTCAAAAGATAAATTTCGCCTATACTATCCTTGAACCGGAATACAATAACCGTGTATTTTTTGCCGGAGAACATACTTCTGTAAAGAAAGGCTGGATGCAGGGATCTTTATATAGCGGTATGCTGGCAGCTAATACATTGGCGATGAATCTGAGATAA